From the genome of Gracilinanus agilis isolate LMUSP501 chromosome 2, AgileGrace, whole genome shotgun sequence, one region includes:
- the CHRNA5 gene encoding neuronal acetylcholine receptor subunit alpha-5: MKFGSWTYDGSQVDLVLEDYDVDKRDFFDNGEWEIVSATGMKGNRTDGCCWYPYVTYSFVIKRLPLFYTLFLIIPCIGLSFLTVLVFYLPSNEGEKICLCTSVLVSLTVFLLVIEEIIPSSSKVIPLIGEYLVFTMIFVTLSIMVTVFAININHRSSSTHNPMAPWVRKIFLHQLPKLLCMRSHVDRLLKIGNS, encoded by the exons ATGAAATTCGGATCATGGACATATGATGGATCTCAGGTGGATTTAGTTTTGGAGGATTATGATGTAGACAAAAGAGATTTCTTTGATAATGGAGAATGGGAGATAGTGAGTGCCACCGGAATGAAGGGGAACAGAACAGATGGATGTTGCTGGTATCCCTATGTGACTTACTCATTTGTAATTAAGcgtttgcctcttttttatacccttttcctCATCATTCCCTGCATTGGGCTCTCATTTTTAACTGTGCTTGTCTTCTATCTTCCTTCAAACGAAGGTGAAAAGATTTGTCTTTGCACTTCAGTGCTTGTGTCCTTGACTGTCTTCCTCCTAGTTATTGAAGAGATCATCCCATCCTCTTCTAAAGTCATCCCTCTAATTGGAGAGTACCTAGTGTTTACTATGATTTTTGTGACATTATCGATCATGGTGACTGTCTTCGCAATCAACATTAACCACCGCTCCTCCTCTACACACAATCCCATGGCACCTTGGGTCCGTAAAATCTTTCTTCATCAGCTTCCCAAACTTCTTTGCATGAGAAGCCACGTGGATCG gTTGTTGAAGATTGGAAATTCATAG
- the CHRNA3 gene encoding neuronal acetylcholine receptor subunit alpha-3 → MAAGGAGLGCLLAGLAFLFTGTRGFNAEHRLFDRLFEDYNEIIRPVANVSDPVIIHFEVSMSQLVKVDEVNQIMETNLWLKHIWNDYKLKWNPADYEGVEFMRVPSQKIWKPDIVLYNNAVGDFQVDDKTKALLKYTGEVTWIPPAIFKSSCKIDVTYFPFDYQNCTMKFGSWSYDKAKIDLVMIGSSMNLKDYWESGEWAIINAPGYKHDIKYNCCEEIYIDITYSLYIRRLPLFYTINLIIPCLLISFLTVLVFYLPSDCGEKVTLCISVLLSLTVFLLVITETIPSTSLVIPLIGEYLLFTMIFVTLSIVITVFVLNVHYRTPKTHTMPQWVKTIFLDWLPKIMFMARPASGEEASQKSRPFSSAELSNLNCFRGSEAKCCKGGSACQDGTCGVCRHQRVKLSNLSTNLPRSSSSESVDALLSYSVLSPEMKEAIESVKYIAENMKAQNEAKEIQDDWKYVAMVIDRIFLWVFILVCILGTAGLFLQPLMTGDEM, encoded by the exons ATGGCCGCGGGCGGCGCAGGGCTCGGCTGCCTTCTGGCGGGTCTGGCCTTCCTGTTCACAG GGACCAGAGGCTTTAATGCAGAGCATCGCCTGTTTGACCGGCTGTTTGAGGACTATAACGAGATCATACGGCCTGTGGCCAACGTGTCTGACCCAGTCATCATCCATTTTGAGGTGTCCATGTCCCAGTTGGTCAAAGTG GATGAAGTCAACCAGATTATGGAAACCAACCTCTGGCTGAAACAC ATCTGGAATGACTACAAGCTGAAGTGGAACCCTGCTGACTATGAAGGGGTTGAGTTCATGCGTGTGCCCTCTCAGAAAATATGGAAGCCTGACATTGTGCTATATAATAA cgCAGTTGGGGATTTCCAGGTGGATGACAAGACCAAAGCCCTGTTGAAATACACAGGAGAAGTCACCTGGATCCCTCCCGCCATCTTTAAGAGTTCATGCAAAATAGATGTGACTTACTTCCCATTTGACTACCAAAATTGCACCATGAAGTTTGGCTCCTGGTCCTATGATAAAGCTAAAATCGACTTGGTAATGATTGGCTCCTCGATGAACCTCAAGGACTACTGGGAAAGCGGCGAATGGGCCATAATCAATGCCCCTGGATACAAACATGATATCAAGTACAATTGTTGTGAAGAGATTTATATTGACATCACCTACTCTCTGTACATCAGGCGCCTCCCCTTGTTTTATACCATCAACCTGATCATCCCCTGCCTCCTGATTTCTTTTCTGACAGTGCTGGTGTTCTATCTGCCTTCTGACTGTGGGGAGAAAGTGACCCTCTGCATCTCGGTCCTCTTGTCCTTGACCGTGTTCCTCTTGGTGATCACGGAAACCATCCCCTCCACGTCCCTGGTCATTCCCCTCATCGGAGAGTACCTCCTGTTCACCATGATTTTTGTCACCCTGTCCATCGTCATCACGGTCTTTGTGCTCAACGTACACTACCGCACGCCCAAGACTCATACGATGCCCCAGTGGGTGAAAACCATTTTCCTAGACTGGCTGCCCAAAATCATGTTCATGGCCAGGCCCGCGAGCGGCGAAGAGGCTTCCCAGAAGTCCAGGCCCTTCTCCAGCGCCGAGCTCTCCAACCTCAACTGCTTTAGGGGTTCGGAGGCAAAATGCTGCAAAGGGGGCTCAGCTTGCCAAGATGGGACGTGTGGCGTCTGCCGCCACCAGAGGGTCAAGCTCTCCAACCTGAGCACCAACCTCCCAAGAAGCTCCAGCTCAGAATCCGTGGATGCTCTGCTTTCCTACTCCGTTCTGTCCCCCGAAATGAAAGAGGCCATTGAGAGTGTCAAGTACATTGCTGAGAACATGAAGGCCCAGAATGAAGCCAAGGAG ATTCAAGATGACTGGAAATATGTTGCAATGGTCATCGATCGCATTTTCCTGTGGGTTTTCATTCTGGTTTGTATTTTAGGAACAGCAGGGCTGTTCTTGCAACCTTTGATGACTGGAGATGAAATGTAG